The genome window GACTTTGTAGCACTCATGATGAAGGTGATCTGCCCCACCCCCCGAAGCACCAGGTCAGTCTCAGACAGTCCAAGGAGAGGGACAGGTAGCCCAAGACAGTCTGCTCGGAGACTTTTCACCCTGAGGCTCTCTGAGGCAGAAGTCAAGGTTGGGGAAGAATGGCTGACCATGTTCCAGGGAAATGTTATGTAGTAAGGGTGGGAAGTCTTGCGCCAGCCAGCCCATGTGCTCCGCCTTTGACCCACTACTACCCTCATTAGCAGAGGCTAGATTGAGAGACaatgccacaaaaaaaaaaaaaaaaaaaaaaaagtaaaactgtaAGGTGAGAGGGATGGCTAGACGCTTAGGAACACTGACCTAGGTCCCAAGCACACCcgcacgtggtggctcacagtctgtaactccagttccaggggatctgacgccgccttctgacctccacaagcaggATGAACGCAtggggcacacatacatacacgtaagcaaaacactcaccaagaagtttaaaataaaaataaagactaaaaacaaatgaaaccacCAAAacatgggccagcaagatgtctgctggtaaaggtgcttgcccccAAGCCTAGCGACATCAGTTCGATCCGGATGACctaatccacatggtggaaggagaaaaccaacttgaAAAAGTTCACTTGTGTCCTGCACAGGGGCGCCGTCACCTCGGCCCCACAACAGATGTTAAGATAAACAAACGTCTAAAACACCCAAACTTCATTGGCTAGCTCGGTCCTGGTGGCCACGCCTTCAGACTCATCCCACACTCCAATTGGACAATCTTGCCCACGAGGGCACAGGCTCCCATTGGTCAGCTCTAATTGGGGGCGGGTTCTAGCGTCCCATTGGCCACGCCTGCCGCGGAGGCCGCGCTCGCCCGAGCGGCGACAGTTCGCGGGTCGCTCTCTGCGGTGCCAGCATGTCGCCCGAGGACGCCGAGGAGACGCTGCCGCTACTGCGGCCGCCGGCCGCCAGGTGCGGACCCCGGGGGTCTGCGGCCTCCCTCTCACGCCCAGCGGCGCCGCTCACGCCCCGCCTTGTACCCGCAGCGTTCCCCGCGGCCGCCGGGTCTTCCTCGCCGCCTTCGCCGCCGCCCTGGGCCCGCTCAGCTTCGGCTTCGCGCTCGGCTACAGCTCCCCAGCCATCCCCAGCCTGCGGCGCACCGCGCCCCCCGCCCTGCGCCTCGGAGACAGTGCGGCCTCCTGGTTCGGGGTGAGCCCGCGGGGGTCCCCCACTCTCCGCCGCACCCCAGGGTCCTTTATTCTCTTTCCTCTGAGGCTGCGGGGCGTGGGGTGGAGGGATCGTGGACCGTGGCCCTTGGTGACCGTACGGGTTCCCAGGCCATCGTGACCCTGGGCGCTGCGGCAGGGGGCGTACTGGGCGGCTGGCTCGTGGATCGTGCAGGGCGCAAGCTGAGCCTCCTGCTCTGCACCGTGCCCTTCGTGACCGGCTTTGCCGTCATCACCGCGGCTCAGGACGTGTGGATGCTGCTCGGAGGCCGTCTCCTCACTGGCCTAGCTTGCGGAGTCGCCTCACTAGTGGCACCGGTGAGTGGTTTGGGCCTTCTAGATGATCTTTGCCAGGAAGGCAGTGAAGCCATTCCTCACTTCCAGCATTGCCCTTAGTTGAGCCTCTTTTACTCTACAAATGATGGTATCCCTGTTGTTTAGCAGTTATGACTGGGTTCCCCCTCTTTTCATGTCAGCAGGGCGGTTCTGTTCTGCTTTGTCCCTGGGACAGACTTCTCACTACCTTCACTGCTTGAAACCTACACATTTGCAGCCCACACCAGGATCTTTTATCTGGGCACAGGCTCTTCTCTAAGCTCAGTCCGCGCCCTTGTAAATTAAGAGTTATCCTGAGCTGGTTGTGAGGTCTTTGTACGGGAAGCTGCCGGTCCAGGCATGGTCTCTAGATAGAGACTTGGGCCCTGGTAACAGATCACCAGCAACCCGCAACCACAGACTTGGATGACCACGTCCCTTCCTCACCTCTCATTCTCTGCATCCGTCGGAGCTGTGAAGGAGCTAGAGGAGAGGGAGGCTGTAgacctgcagattttttttttaactagcataGTCTTGGGCATAAGGTATGGAATAATCTAGAAGTATGGTCGATGCCTGTGACCCCTGAGCTTTGAAGAAGTGATGGCAGCCCCTGGTCGAATTAGGCTGGACACGGGCACTTTCAGTGTCCTGGGTAGCACCTGGAGCTGACCAGGAAGGGAGAAGTCTTTTGTTCTAACTCACATTTGTGCGTATTAAACGTGTACtgggctgggcctggtggcacatgcctgtaatcccaggacttaagGGGTAAACACATGAAGATCAGGAATTCATGGTTATCTTCAGCtcattggaggctagcctgggctacatgaaactgtctaaaaaaataaatgagtataaGGAAGTTCTGTGCACTCCTCTCTCCCCCTGCTCATACACACAGCAGCAACCATTACCCACAATCCTCTCTAAAAATCTGCAGAAGATGGGGTGTCACTCTGCGGCAGTGTGGTTAGACCCTTCCGTCTAAGGGCCCAAGTGAAGTCTCACCTTACCTACGCAGGTGTATATCTCGGAAATTGCCTACCCAGCCGTCCGTGGGCTGCTCGGCTCCTGTGTGCAGCTGATGGTTGTCACCGGCATCCTCTTGGCCTACGCGGCAGGTAGATTTGCACGCTGTCTTTATCCCCGTTAATGGCTACGTGGCCACTTTGGAAACTGAGGTTTAGAGAGGGCAGGAGTTTGCCCAGTGCTACTGACCAGGTGCCAGGTTCTCGGTCACACCCCTGGAGCTTGGTGTGGTAACCGAGCGCCAGGGAGAACTAGAGCAGGTGGTTTCTTCCTTGTCCCAGAAGCCCACGgcactgggggggcggggggggggggggggggggacgactcaGCAGAGGGTTCCAGTGCAAGGAGGGGCGGGGTATAGGGAAATGCCTTAGCTCCCTCACTGGGAGAACTGGAGTTTCAGCATGTTGTCACTGGGTTCAAGTCACATGAAGGAGGCTGGTTCCCAGAGACCCTGAGGGGCAGAGCTGGTGGCCTGCAGAAGTTTCAGGAATTGTTTCCTCACTAGGAAACCTGCCACACCGCCACTTGCTACGTGACTTTGGCCAAGTTTCACTGCCCCTGAGAGCCTCAATTCCCCATCCCTAAATAAATGTCCAGGGCCAGGAGAGTGACAGCATGTGGATGTGCCTGAGAGTGCATCCCCAATGAGAACTGTTAAAAGTTGAGAGCCATGGCGGGTGGGGTGGCTGACAGGCTGTGATCTAGCCTGGGGTATACATACTGGATCTTCACAGTGAACCCCACACAGGTCTCAGTCTTTCATGTTTAACCCCTTTATTGTCCCGGCTTTTCTGTTCGTCCCTGCAGCCTGGCTGCCTCAGGAGCGCTGGGTGAGCCAGAGCCCCTGTGAGGCACAGATGTTGACACTGTGGTGAGGAGACAGTCGGTGTCCGTCAACCACAGTGTTGCCTCCAATGCGAATTCATCACACTGCCTTGCACTGACCTGGTTCTGTCCTTTTGACCCACTGGTATGAGTTGACTGTGACACCAGAAAGTGACGTGGTGGGAACAATAATGCCTCAGTCACGAGACTTAGTGGAACAGCTATTTGTGAGCCTAATTGCTAAAgcaaactgactcctgcaggctgtcctctgacctccacacacgctgTGCCATGCatcatgcatgcatttatgtttttcaagacagggtttctctgtgtagccctggctgtcctagaactctttttgtagaccaggctggcctcgaacttagagatccgcctgcctctgcctcccaagtgctgggattaaaggcgtgcacccccagGCCCAGCTTAATTACTTGTATAccgctatgacaaaacaccatgatcaaggcaacttataaaagtcAACATTTAATTTGAGGTGTATGGTTCCAGAGtctccatcatggtggggagcatggcagcaggcaggtaagcatggcactggaacagaggcagagctaactgggaatggcaaggactttttaaacctcaaagctgCTCCCACTGACACACCTCCTACTCCTTCCCAAGCGGTCCCACCAACTGCggaccaggtattcaaacatGCGCATggaggggccattctcattcaaaccagcacacccCAAATAGTTAAATGATACAATAAAATTATGATAAAGGTATAACATGGGGCTTGGGAAGTAGTTCAGCAAGTAGAAGAGCTTGATGCCTAAGcatgggacctgagttcaaatcccagaacccacattaaaagcgGAAGTGTGGTCATGAGTTCCTGGAAC of Peromyscus maniculatus bairdii isolate BWxNUB_F1_BW_parent chromosome 4, HU_Pman_BW_mat_3.1, whole genome shotgun sequence contains these proteins:
- the Slc2a8 gene encoding solute carrier family 2, facilitated glucose transporter member 8 isoform X2 — its product is MSPEDAEETLPLLRPPAASVPRGRRVFLAAFAAALGPLSFGFALGYSSPAIPSLRRTAPPALRLGDSAASWFGAIVTLGAAAGGVLGGWLVDRAGRKLSLLLCTVPFVTGFAVITAAQDVWMLLGGRLLTGLACGVASLVAPVYISEIAYPAVRGLLGSCVQLMVVTGILLAYAAGWVLEWRWLAVLGCVPPTFMLLLMCWMPETPRFLLTQHQHQEAMAALRFLWGSEEGWEEPPVGAEHQGFRLAMLRRPGVYKPLVIGISLMAFQQLSGVNAIMFYANTIFEEAKFKALRWAGDPSPGSSCRRSSLCTSRVWLLVSVSSPTGSWPFW